A genomic stretch from Myripristis murdjan chromosome 12, fMyrMur1.1, whole genome shotgun sequence includes:
- the apc gene encoding adenomatous polyposis coli protein produces MAAAASYDQLLRQVEVLKMENSNLRQELQDNSTHLSKLETEASNMKEVLKQLQGTIEEEASEAGGSQLELIERLKEMSLEPSGFKPRAKPPGGPSSSSSSASSASGSGSGCGAAAAFPRRGPLPDGGPGHGAPPYLEELEKERSLLLAELEKEEKEKDWYYTQLQNLTKRIDSLPLTENFSLQTDMSRRQLEFEARQLRAAMEEQLGSCQEMERRAQARVTRIQQIEKDIMRLGQRLHVHAHVDKEVEGLPGPSDGSGLAGAQSSGSRLDHEPTSEASLGVGYSVPRRITSHLGTKVEMVYSLLSMLGTHDKDDMSRTLLAMSSSQDSCIAMRQSGCLPLLIQLLHGNDKDSLLLGNSRGSKEARARASAALHNIVHSQPDDKRGRREIRVLHLLEQVRLYCETAWSWQEKHERGAEQDDNPMPSPVDHQICPAVCVLMKLSFDEEHRHAMNELGGLQAIGELLQVDCEIFGLTSDHYNVTLRRYAGMALTNLTFGDVANKATLCSMKGCMRAMVAQLKSESEDLQQVIASVLRNLSWRADVNSKKTLREVGSVGALMGCALEVQKESTLKSVLSALWNLSAHCTENKAEICAVGGALAFLVSTLTHRSHSNTLAIIESGGGILRNVSSLIATNEAHRQILREHGCLPTLLQQLTSHSLTIVSNACGTLWNLSARNQRDQEALWELGAVGMLRSLIHSRHKMIAMGSAAALRNLMANRPARFAKDAAVAAMGASSSGVLTPSLPARKHKALLDELDAQQLSETFDNIDNLSPKAANRKARSGGGGGTYESGSREKAKYANVAVLEGKKVKQKGIGGEREEGKWGGVVGGVLGSDEVTYARNFPPKAAAVAPPPPKFENRASSDSLNSVTSADGYKSKSEACYSSEECDAIGVGGASSGSKFCAYRKYPADLAHKIRSANHMEDDDDADLDTPINYSLKYSDEQLNSGRQSPNRTQEVGEEEVGRRGAGFRGYTGRKETGSGGDTGGMRRQRFVVVPPAGYDIMGSGEDDKPTNYGERYAEGERPEEQPIDYSLKYDVTSVGNSAPCSVSSSSSVFKSPTKDAAGSAPSSAASSSSSTSLSSVSAPSTNQNTQLRPQNATAVSNANPRILPGKINQETLQTYCVEDTPICFSRGSSLSSLSSQDDDDDVIDRKGRSQEKGGNDYPTLPISEKETLEKRRREKETIQAVSAIPKPKRSHAPSQQMTSSSGAHTPKSPPLLEDETPLMFSRCTSLSSLDSFEAPSSLASSLPSLPCGSSGVPSGVVSPSELPDSPGQTAPPSRAKTPPPEATKAKEMAKEAERKSKRRGVNGGEENESSGDVLLHFATESTPAGFSRASSLSALSLDEPYIPKEDEKLGKMTKKIKKSGEENIETESQKEKKAANQTQREAEPAELLDESDDDDDISILEACINSAMPKSSRKPKSKTTAPQISATVSVSSSSSAPSLPSSSTAINRSSSSKPSQLPVYKLLPTSAAMQQSRGQSQPRKTMMKTATPPNEEVPRVYCVEGTPLNFSAATSLSDLTIDSPPAEPLLLASPLPVLPLQSTSPNQNQRKRQENLPEGDENEESEAILAECISAAMPKGRRQAPPPPAAHPPQAALPPQAPPLLSAPTPQAPPLPSGPKLPVSSSSSSTSNSSQQQKLLLLQSQQGGGAKKKPTSPVKPMPQKAYTSSIAMVTKAANQKPGFAFDSPRHYTPIEGTPYCFSRNDSLSSLDFDDDDAEQQEVIEEEGEGHRRRRRRSQEEKRAKTEGKREEKRQTNTEILAKFEAGSEEKAQKGAEPRPPPPPQPVSDERQRFAAVEDTPVCFSRNSSLSSLSDIDQENNNNEFPPKHQEVEDKSLPVSTAPAAMGGSEGQKPRPPVASSGYAPKAFHVEDTPVCFSRNSSLSSLSIDSEDDLLQECISSAMPKKKKQGGKTSATTSCIPASLPMQTASLPREEIGESQVDEAGCSPASPDSESFDWKAIQEGANSIVSSLNQAAAAAACFSRQASSDSDSVLSLKSAGSPFHLSANRRTEPEDEEEVDEEEEEVEEEEVAKKKGRPRILKPEDAKKKEEQEVKSVKGGKKVYRSLITGKPREAMISSASRGRAKLAGSASRAGRANEDAGGRGRGGTAASSSSRDSTPNSRQSSNSGNLIRSKLSQLPRTASPGGAGASASGITVGGACGSGGGAARAAFGSKSRQSSGIPRSESASRSLTTNRKQQERDSKSKGGAANQVAASSEGAERQDKPQLVRQSTFIKEAPSPTLKRKLEESASFESLSSPMTSPTSVTATTVSAGSTGLAAVNWRAKSPQSQLGTGVSAAAAARKQEMGRSHSESPSRPTDAASANQAVVMSSSTSSRFSRTGTWKRENASGGGAGSGNASKHSSSLPRVGTWKRSGSSSSVLSASSESSEKGRSLDGEPERRRKTGSANGRRGGGTWRKGSGGEEQEVAAIGSDKSEEIWVKMEDCPVNSSRCSSASSLPTATNSPPVIDGTIATGKTPSSSSCSSISSSCAEIRSRLPPESNLNLRKSCESLDRKLSSSSLSSPGASGASGDLAGKVSDFPPQRNQQQQQQRCHQRVAAARVSPFNYTPSPRKSANSEGSTAVSTATTATSSTATRPSMIPTPVAVTPGAKRRETKGEKEERSGGGGSGERGSYIVTSV; encoded by the exons atggcggcggcggcgtcgtATGACCAGCTGCTGCGCCAGGTGGAGGTTCTGAAGATGGAGAACTCCAACCTgcggcaggagctgcaggataACTCCACCCACCTGAGCAAGCTGGAGACCGAGGCCTCAAACATGAAG GAAGTGCTGAAGCAGCTGCAGGGCACCATAGAAGAAGAAGCCAGCGAGGCCGGCGGCTCACAGCTCGAGCTCATCGAGCGTCTGAAAG aaaTGAGCCTGGAGCCGTCGGGCTTCAAGCCGCGAGCGAAGCCCCCGGGCGGGCcgtcctcctccagcagctccgcctcctccgcctccGGCTCCGGCTCGGGCTGCGGAGCCGCCGCCGCGTTCCCCAGGAGAGGCCCTCTGCCCGATGGAGGGCCCGGCCACGGGGCCCCGCCCtacctggaggagctggagaaggagag GTCTCTCCTATTGGCTgagctggagaaggaggagaaggagaaggactGGTATTACACTCAGCTGCAGAACCTCACCAAGAGGATCGACAGCCTGCCGCTCACTGAGAAT TTCTCGCTGCAGACCGACATGAGCCGGCGGCAGCTGGAGTTCGAGGCTCGACAGCTGCGAGCCGCCATGGAGGAGCAGCTGGGCTCCTGccaggagatggagaggagggcgCAG gcgcgTGTCACTCGGATCCAGCAGATTGAGAAAGACATCATGCGTCTCGGTCAGCGGCTGCATGTGCACGCCCATGTGGACAAGGAG gtgGAGGGATTGCCGGGGCCGAGCGATGGCAGCGGATTGGCCGGTGCCCAG AGCTCTGGCAGCCGATTGGACCATGAGCCGACCAGTGAGGCGAGCCTGGGGGTGGGCTACTCAGTCCCTCGACGAATCACGAGCCACCTGGGAACCAAg GTGGAGATGGTGTACAGCCTGCTGAGCATGCTGGGAACTCACGACAAGGACGACATGTCGCGCACGCTGCTGGCCATGTCCAGCTCGCAGGACTCGTGCATCGCCATGCGACAGAGCGGCTGCCTGCCGCTGCTCATCCAGCTGCTGCACGGCAACGACAAGGACTCCCTGTTGCTAG GTAACTCGCGTGGCAGTAAGGAGGCTCGTGCGCGCGCCTCGGCGGCGCTGCACAACATCGTGCACAGCCAGCCGGACGACAAGCGCGGGCGGCGGGAGATCCGCGTGCTGCACCTGCTGGAGCAGGTGAGGCTGTACTGCGAGACGGCCTGGAGCTGGCAGGAGAAGCACGAGAGGGGGGCGGAGCAAGACGACAACCCCA tgcCCTCTCCGGTGGATCATCAGATCTGTCCGGCGGTGTGTGTTCTGATGAAGCTGTCGTTTGACGAGGAGCATCGCCACGCCATGAACGAGCTCG GCGGCCTGCAGGCGATCGGCGAGCTGCTGCAGGTCGACTGCGAGATCTTCGGTCTGACCAGCGACCACTACAACGTGACGCTGCGCCGCTACGCCGGCATGGCGCTCACCAACCTCACCTTCGGAGATGTGGCCAATAAG GCCACGCTGTGCTCCATGAAGGGCTGCATGCGCGCCATGGTCGCCCAGCTCAAGTCGGAGAGCGAGGACCTGCAGCAG GTGATCGCGAGCGTTCTGCGGAATCTGTCATGGCGAGCCGACGTCAACAGCAAGAAGACGCTGCGCGAGGTCGGCAGCGTGGGGGCGCTGATGGGCTGCGCGCTCGAGGTCCAGAAG GAGTCGACTCTGAAGTCGGTACTGAGCGCGCTCTGGAACCTGTCGGCGCACTGCACGGAGAACAAGGCGGAGATCTGCGCGGTGGGCGGGGCCTTGGCCTTCCTGGTGAGCACGCTGACGCACCGCAGCCACAGCAACACGCTCGCCATCATCGAGAGCGGCGGAGGGATCCTACGCAACGTCTCCAGCCTCATCGCCACCAACGAGGCCCACAG aCAAATCCTGCGTGAGCACGGCTGCCTGCCCacgctgctgcagcagctcacCTCGCACTCGCTCACCATCGTCTCCAACGCCTGCGGGACGCTCTGGAACCTTTCCGCCCGCAACCAGCGCGACCAGGAGGCGCTGTGGGAGCTGGGCGCTGTCGGCATGTTGCGGAGCCTCATCCACTCCCGCCACAAGATGATCGCCATGGGCAGCGCCGCCGCCCTGCGCAACCTCATGGCCAATCGGCCAGCTCGATTCGCCAAAGATGCGGCGGTGGCGGCGATGGGCGCTTCTTCTTCGGGGGTTCTGACACCGTCACTTCCCGCCCGGAAACACAAAGCCCTGTTGGACGAGCTGGACGCGCAGCAGCTGTCAGAGACCTTCGACAACATAGACAACCTCAGCCCCAAAGCAGCCAATCGGAAAGCAAGAAGTGGCGGAGGAGGCGGGACTTATGAATCAGGAAGTAGGGAGAaagcaaaatatgcaaatgtggCAGTTTTGGAAGGAAAAAAGGTTAAGCAGAAGGGGAttgggggagagagggaggaggggaagtgGGGTGGGGTAGTGGGCGGGGTTTTGGGGAGTGATGAAGTCACCTATGCCAGGAATTTCCcgccaaaagcagcagcagtggcacctCCGCCACCGAAATTCGAAAACCGAGCATCTAGCGATAGCCTGAACAGCGTGACGAGCGCTGATGGGTACAAGTCAAAATCCGAGGCGTGCTATTCATCGGAAGAGTGTGATGCCATCGGGGTGGGCGGGGCGAGCAGCGGCTCCAAGTTCTGTGCATACAGGAAGTACCCAGCAGATCTGGCGCACAAAATCCGTAGCGCCAATCATATGGAGGACGATGATGATGCCGATTTGGACACACCCATCAACTATAGCTTGAAGTATTCAGACGAACAGTTGAATTCTGGGAGGCAGAGTCCAAATCGGACACAGGAAGTAGGGGAAGAGGAAGTAGGAAGGAGAGGGGCAGGGTTTCGGGGCTATacaggaagaaaagaaacaggaagtggggGGGACACGGGTGGGATGCGACGTCAAAGATTTGTGGTGGTGCCGCCGGCAGGCTATGACATTATGGGCAGCGGCGAGGACGACAAGCCGACCAACTACGGCGAGCGCTACGCGGAGGGGGAGCGGCCGGAGGAGCAGCCAATCGACTACAGCCTCAAATACGACGTCACCTCTGTGGGGAATTCCGCTCCCTGCTCAGTATCGTCTTCTTCGTCGGTGTTTAAATCACCAACGAAAGATGCCGCAGGCTCAGCCCCTTCCTCAGCTGCTTCATCGTCCTCTTCCACATCCCTGTCATCTGTTTCAGCCCCCTCGACCAATCAGAACACTCAGCTTCGCCCCCAGAACGCAACGGCAGTCAGCAATGCTAATCCTCGCATCTTGCCGGGAAAAATCAACCAGGAAACACTTCAGACATACTGCGTGGAGGACACGCCCATCTGTTTCTCACGTGGGAGTTCACTGTCATCACTTTCATcgcaggatgatgatgatgatgtcattgatAGGAAGGGGCGTAGCCAGGAAAAAGGTGGGAATGACTACCCGACACTTCCCATTTCTGAAAAGGAAACACTGGAAAAGAGGCGGCGTGAGAAAGAAACCATCCAAGCTGTAAGTGCCATTCCAAAGCCGAAGCGAAGCCACGCCCCTTCCCAacagatgacatcatcatcaggcGCCCACACGCCAAAGAGTCCGCCATTATTGGAGGACGAAACACCGCTGATGTTCAGCCGCTGCACGTCTCTCTCCTCACTGGATAGCTTCGAGGCACCATCGTCGCTCGCCAGCTCGCTACCCAGCTTGCCTTGTGGCAGCAGCGGTGTGCCGAGTGGCGTGGTGAGCCCCAGTGAGCTTCCTGACAGCCCAGGCCAGACGGCACCGCCCTCCAGGGCCAAGACGCCACCTCCTGAAGCAACAAAAGCAAAGGAAATGGCGAAAGAAGCAGAGAGGAAGTCAAAGCGGAGAGGAGTGAACGGTGGCGAAGAAAACGAAAGCAGTGGTGATGTTTTGTTGCACTTTGCTACTGAATCCACGCCGGCTGGGTTTTCGCGAGCATCCAGTCTGAGCGCGCTCAGTTTGGATGAGCCGTACATACCCAAAGAAGATGAAAAACTcggaaaaatgacaaagaaaatcaagaaaagtGGCGAGGAAAACATTGAAACCGAAAgtcaaaaggagaaaaaggctGCAAATCAGAcacagagggaggcagagccAGCTGAGCTTCTCGACGAATcagatgacgatgatgacatCTCGATTCTGGAGGCGTGCATTAACTCTGCCATGCCTAAATCTTCGCGGAAACCCAAATCAAAAACGACAGCGCCGCAAATTTCTGCCACTGTGTCagtctcttcttcctcttcagcaCCGTCTTTGCCATCTTCTTCTACTGCGATTAatcgcagcagcagcagcaaaccaAGCCAACTTCCTGTCTACAAGCTTCTACCAACTTCAGCGGCCATGCAGCAAAGCCGTGGCCAATCACAGCCCAGGAAAACAATGATGAAAACAGCAACGCCGCCCAATGAGGAAGTCCCACGCGTCTACTGTGTCGAGGGAACGCCACTCAACTTCTCAGCTGCTACATCACTCAGCGACCTCACCATTGACTCGCCACCGGCTGAGCCACTCCTCCTTGCCTCGCCACTTCCTGTTCTGCCCCTCCAGTCCACTTCTCCCAATCAGAACCAGAGGAAACGGCAGGAAAATCTACCAGAAGGTGATGAAAACGAAGAAAGTGAAGCCATTTTGGCAGAGTGCATCAGCGCTGCCATGCCTAAGGGGCGTCGCCAAGCCCCACCCCCTCCTGCTGCACATCCCCCTCAAGCTGCACTTCCCCCTCAAGCCCCGCCCCTTCTCTCAGCACCCACACCCCAAGCGCCACCTCTTCCTTCTGgtcccaaacttcctgtttcctcttcctcatcatcaacGTCAAATTCATCGCAGCAACAgaaactcctcctcctccaatcaCAGCAAGGGGGTGGGGCTAAAAAGAAGCCAACATCCCCTGTGAAGCCAATGCCTCAGAAGGCATACACCTCCTCAATTGCCATGGTGACcaaagcagccaatcagaaaccagGATTTGCCTTTGACTCGCCGCGCCACTACACACCGATTGAGGGAACACCATACTGCTTCTCACGAAATGATTCGCTGAGCTCGCTGgactttgatgatgatgatgctgaacAACAGGAAGTcatagaggaggagggggaggggcataggagaaggaggaggcggAGCCAGGAGGAGAAACGTGccaaaacagagggaaaacGAGAGGAAAAGCGCCAAACCAACACAGAAATTTTGGCCAAATTTGAGGCAGGAAGCGAGGAGAAAGCACAGAAAGGGGCAGAGCCAAGACCGCCGCCACCACCCCAGCCAGTGAGTGACGAGCGGCAGCGCTTCGCTGCCGTAGAAGACACGCCCGTCTGCTTCTCCCGCAACTCCTCATTAAGTTCATTAAGTGACATCGACCAggagaacaacaacaatgaattCCCACCAAAACACCAGGAAGTGGAGGACAAGTCTCTTCCTGTTTCCACGGCACCGGCTGCTATGGGTGGTTCTGAAGGACAGAAGCCACGCCCACCTGTGGCATCATCGGGTTACGCCCCAAAGGCCTTCCATGTTGAAGACACGCCCGTCTGCTTCTCAAGGAATTCTTCTTTGAGCTCATTAAGCATCGACTCTGAAGACGACTTGCTGCAGGAATGCATCAGCTCTGCAATgcccaagaagaagaaacaaggTGGGAAGACATCTGCCACCACTTCCTGTATCCCAGCATCACTTCCTATGCAAACAGCATCACTCCCC agagaggaaattggTGAATCGCAAGTCGATGAGGCCGGCTGTAGCCCCGCCTCCCCTGACTCAGAGTCCTTTGATTGGAAGGCGATCCAGGAAGGCGCCAACTCAATTGTTAGCAGCTTAAAccaagctgctgctgccgctgcctgcTTCTCCCGCCAAGCGTCTTCCGATTCAGACTCTGTTTTGTCCCTCAAATCTGCCGGGTCACCATTTCACCTTTCAGCCAATCGGAGAACAGAAcctgaagatgaggaggaagtggatgaagaggaagaggaagtggaggaggaggaagtggcaAAAAAGAAAGGCAGGCCACGCATTTTGAAGCCGGAAGACgcgaagaagaaagaggaacaggaagtgaagtCAGTTAAAGGCGGGAAAAAGGTGTATCGGAGTTTGATTACAGGGAAACCGAGGGAGGCGATGATATCATCAGCAAGCAGGGGGCGGGCCAAGCTGGCTGGCTCCGCCTCCAGAGCTGGGCGAGCCAATGAGGACgcaggaggaagggggagaggTGGAActgctgcatcatcatcatctcgtGATTCGACGCCAAATTCTCGCCAAAGTTCAAATTCGGGCAATCTGATTCGTTCTAAGCTGTCGCAGCTGCCTAGAACTGCATCACCTGGAGGGGCCGGAGCCTCTGCCTCAGGAATAAcggtgggcggggcttgtgGAAGCGGGGGCGGAGCCGCCAGAGCTGCGTTTGGATCCAAATCACGGCAAAGCAGCGGGATTCCTAGGAGCGAATCAGCATCTAGATCTTTGAcaacaaacaggaagcagcaggaaaGGGATTCTAAAAGTAAAGGAGGCGCTGCCAATCAGGTTGCAGCGAGCTCAGAGGGGGCGGAGCGACAGGATAAGCCACAGTTGGTTCGCCAGTCAACATTCATTAAAGAAGCGCCGAGCCCAACGCtgaagaggaagctggaggaATCTGCATCGTTTGAGTCGCTTTCGTCACCAATGACATCACCAACAAGTGTCACCGCGACAACAGTGTCAGCAGGGAGCACCGGATTGGCTGCTGTTAACTGGAGGGCAAAGTCACCGCAGAGCCAATTAGGAACCGGagtgtcagcagcagcagcagcgcgtAAACAGGAAATGGGGCGCTCTCATTCAGAGAGCCCATCACGCCCAACAGATGCTgcctcagccaatcaggcgGTCGTGatgtcatcatcaacatcatctaGATTTAGTCGGACAGGAACATGGAAACGGGAAAACGCCAGCGGCGGTGGGGCAGGAAGTGGAAACGCAAGTAAACACTCGTCTTCGCTGCCACGCGTTGGGACGTGGAAACGGTCAGGGAGTTCATCGTCTGTTTTGTCAGCATCTTCAGAATCCAGTGAAAAGGGGCGGAGCCTGGATGGTGAGCCCGAGCGGCGGAGGAAGACAGGCTCAGCAAATGGAAGAAGAGGGGGCGGGACTTGGCGGAAAGGAAGTGGAGGTGAAGAGCAGGAAGTAGCAGCAATTGGCAGTGACAAATCTGAAGAAATTTGGGTGAAAATGGAGGATTGCCCTGTGAATAGCTCACGTTGTAGCTCCGCCTCCTCTTTGCCAACAGCAACCAACTCCCCGCCAGTCATTGACGGCACCATAGCAACTGGGAAAACcccgtcttcctcttcctgttcgtccatttcctcctcctgtgcAGAGATACGTTCGCGTTTACCGCCAGAAAGCAACCTGAATTTGCGAAAAAGCTGCGAGAGCTTAGACAGGAAGTTGTCATCATCGTCTCTGTCGTCACCGGGGGCGTCGGGGGCGTCGGGGGACTTGGCTGGTAAAGTGTCAGATTTCCCGCCGCAAAGaaatcaacagcaacagcagcagcgatGTCATCAGCGCGTGGCAGCAGCGCGAGTTAGCCCCTTTAACTACACGCCGTCACCGAGGAAAAGTGCAAATTCAGAAGGCAGCACAGCCGTttccacagcaacaacagcaacatcgTCAACGGCTACCAGGCCGTCCATGATCCCGACGCCGGTCGCTGTGACACCAGGTGCAAAACGGCGGGAAACaaagggggagaaagaggaacGAAGTGGTGGCGGCGGCAGCGGGGAGCGCGGCTCGTACATCGTGACATCAGTGTGA